TTAAAAGCCTTTAAGACTAAATGAAGTCTTTAATCATTAAATTTGACCCTTCAAATATATTTCCCTTGGAGAAAGATAGGATTATAGACCAGATTAAGGAGCACAAACAATTATCGCACCTTAATTATAAACTCAAAGAAGACGCTCAGCGCTTTACAGATACGCTTTTCTATACGCTATTTGATTACGCGACAGATCTTGAGAAAAATCTGGGTATCCTGGAAGGACTTTTTACAGAACTGGTAGATCTTGCGTGCTGGGAAACAGATAAGCGCTGCTCAAAAGTTTGGGAAGATTATGTAGAAGGCCTGCCTAAAATCCTACGCACACTCAATCTTGATGCCGCGGCTATTTTTAAAAACGATCCCGCAGCACGTTCCCTTGAAGAAGTTTATCTCGCTTATCCCGGTTTTTATGCCATTGCTATTTTTAGGTTAAGTCACGAGCTGCATATCAAAGGATTTCCCATCGTCCCCCGACTAATGACTGAATATGCGCATCAAATTACCGGCGTGGATATTAATCCTGGCGCACAGATAGGAGAACATTTTTTTATGGATCATGCCACGGGTATCGTCATTGGTGAAACTGCGGTCATCAAAGATCACGTTAAGCTGTATCAGGGGGTGACGCTGGGAGCCCTAAGTGTAGATAAAGACATGCGGGATATCAAACGCCACCCCACGATTGAAAATGGTGTTACCATTTATGCAAACGCAACAATACTTGGCGGAAATACTGTCATAGGTGAGAACAGTACCATAGGTGGGAATGTCTGGCTTACAAGTTCTGTACCCGCTTATTCCCTTGTCACACACCGTCCAGATATTCACATTAAAGAGCTCAAAAAACGGTAAAAAAGGCCGTTTTTTTATGTAAAATACCCATTTATGAACTATAATTTAGAACGGCTAATTGGCAATACGCCTTTAGTGGAATCAAAAGTGCTACAGCAAAACCCCAATGTAAAACTCCTCTTTAAATTGGAAGGTGACAATCCTGGTGGTAGTGTTAAAGATCGCGCGGCTTTCAATATGATCACAAGCGCGCTTGAACGCGGTGCTATTGATAAAAACTCAAAACTGATAGAAGCCACCAGCGGTAATACCGGTATTGCCCTGGCGATGATCGCGAGTATTTATGGCCTGGACCTGGAAATCGTTATGCCAGAAAATGCTACTAAAGAACGTGTACAAACCATGCGGGCCTATGGCGCGAAAGTAACATTGACTTCAAAAGATATAGGAATAGAAGGCGCCCGGGATTTTGCTGAAAACAAAGTGAAGCA
This portion of the Flavimarina sp. Hel_I_48 genome encodes:
- the epsC gene encoding serine O-acetyltransferase EpsC, with the protein product MEKDRIIDQIKEHKQLSHLNYKLKEDAQRFTDTLFYTLFDYATDLEKNLGILEGLFTELVDLACWETDKRCSKVWEDYVEGLPKILRTLNLDAAAIFKNDPAARSLEEVYLAYPGFYAIAIFRLSHELHIKGFPIVPRLMTEYAHQITGVDINPGAQIGEHFFMDHATGIVIGETAVIKDHVKLYQGVTLGALSVDKDMRDIKRHPTIENGVTIYANATILGGNTVIGENSTIGGNVWLTSSVPAYSLVTHRPDIHIKELKKR